The nucleotide sequence AGCTTATACGGCCTATGCACGTGAAAAAGAAGAAGACCTCGATGAAGTGGTTGAGAATCATAAGAAGAAGTTCCACAAAGATGATATACATTTTTACGGGGTATTCGATCAAGAAGAGCTCGTTGGATCAATGAAATTCTATGATTTTGAGTCGAATATTTTTGGAAAATATATGCCGACAGCTGGTGTGAGTTCAATTGCGGTGGATCTTCTCCACAAAAAAGAACGCGTCGCGAAGTCGATGATCGATCATTACTTAGCGGACTATGATGAGCGGGGCTATGCACTTGCTGCATTGTACGCGTTCAGACCAGATTTTTATTATCAGATGGGCTTCGGGTACGGGTCGAAGATGGATCGCTACAAAGTAGAGCCAGCGTCCTTTCCGAATTTCAAACATAAGCCTGACTTGACTTACCTGAAATCGAAGGAAAAAGATCTTCCTCGCATGATGGAATGCTATCATGAATATGCCGGCAATCAACACGGGGCTATGAAGAAATTTGAATGGCAATATGAAATGTTCTTCGACAAGTTCATGTTCAAAAAAGTGGCTGTGGAACGTGATAACAAGATTACTGGTTATGCGATTTTCTCGTTCAAAAAGCGCGAAATCAACAATTTTTTATCCAACGATATTTTGATTCATGAATTCGTTTATAACGATCGAGATGCGCTACAACAGTTATCAACGTTCTTCCATTCGCAAAAGGACCAGGTGAATCGCATTCAAATGAATACACAAGATCCGATGTTCCACCACTTTTTCACAGATGCTCGTGACGGTTCAGATGAGTTGATTACCTTCGTATCTCATCAGACGAACCAGTCAGGTGTCGGATTGATGTATCGTATCATTAATGTGAAAGAGTTTTTTAATCAAGTGTCAAAGCATAATTTCAATGGCGTAAACAAGACGATTTCTTTTGAAATTAAAGATTCATTATATGAAAAGAATAGCGGGACTACCACAGTGAAATTCTCAAAAGGGAAACCTACCGTCGTGCAGGGTGCGAAGGCAGATGCTACTGTCAGTATGGATGTCTCCAACTTTACAAGCCTAGTGCTCGGGGTAGCAACGTTCGCAAAACTTCATCAATATGGTAAGGCCGAAATTTCTGACGAAACATTTGTTGATACTGTAGATGAACTTTTCAGAACAAAAGAAGACTTGATCTGTTTAACCAACTTCTAAAAATACGAATTTTGAAACTGACTAAAGAAGCCCAGATATCTGGGCTTCTAACTATCTTTGTTCTCGCTTCAAAATTACTTGATCGTGATTTCGAAATCGATTTTTTCACCTAGGTTCTCCCAATCCGTATCAATTGGTGCATCGAATACGAAACGCATCGTTTTAACATCAGCTGCTTGTGATTCATTCAATACATACATGACGCTTCCGCTCGATTTTGTATTAGCCATCATTTCACCTTCGATATGATCGCTCAGCCACATATCAGGCTCAATTTGTTCACCGGTGTTCGTAGACATTGTTCCTTGTGCTGCATAGAACGTAATGTCCTCATCACTTGTGTTTTCTACTGCTATGTCAACCTGGATGTATTCCATTTCATCCATTTCCATGAAATCTTTCATTTCACCTTCTAGTGTTCCGGAAACGGTAACAACTTTTTCGATGGTCAACACAACAGGACCTGATTCGAATGTTTGTGGTTCATCCATTTTTCCTTGAAGTTCGAATGTACCACCCTCTGTTTTAATTGTATCGCCAGGCTCAGCATTTTCAGAATTCACTTCGCCATTCTCACTTGAGTCTTCCTCAGTATTTTCTTCATCTAAATCAGTCGTATCTTGTGAGTCTTCCTCAACGTTTTCTTCCGTTTCCTCGTTTTCTGTATCTATTTCAGCTGCCTCATCGTCCCCACACGCCGCAAGCATAATGATTAAACCTATAGTAAGTAATAATAACCATTTATTCATAATTGTGACCTCCTGAATTTTTAAATAAAGACACACTACTATTCATGCGTTTAAGTGCTATGAGATTAAAGATTCATAATAAACTTAAACTTAAACTTATTATGGCAAGTAAATATATTCATTAATCTTACAATGATTCCCAAGCTAAACTTCAAGTTGGTTAACGTATATTTTGTAGCATTCAGGAAAAAATACCATCGAAACAGGAAATATTTAAAAAATATGTTTAGTTTTTTGTACAAGGGGTTATATATAAACTATACAAATATTATACAAACTATTTAGGAGGTTTTGTACATGAATGTATTAGCACTTGTATTAGTCATAATTGGTGGAATTAACTGGTTATTAGTAGGTTTATTCAATTGGGATCTAGTCGGAGGATTATTCGGAGGTATGGACGCAGCCTTTCCACGTATCGTATACGTACTAGTAGGTCTAGCAGCTCTTTATTGCTTAACTCTAATTCCGAAAGTAAAAAGATAACTTTCCAATTAAGTAGCCACTTGGGCGTAAAGCTCAAGTGGTTTTTTATGAAGTCATGTCTTTGTGTAAACGGTTGGTCTTAAATTTATTAGCGAGAGGATTATATATAGGCTCAGATGTAATATGAAGGTCAAGGGAAGGATTTATTCCTCTAAAAATAGAAGTTATTTACAAACGAGTTTTTGAGAGGAGAAAATAAATGAAGAACGAAAAACTATTAAGGGTAGGTACAACCTATATTCCAGTAGCTAATGTGGAGCGCTCATCCGATTGGTACGTAAATAAATTAGAAGCAGAATTAAGTTATAAAGATGATGACAAAGCGATACTTAATCTTGCAAACCAAAGTATTTTTCTTGTTAAAGCAATAGCAAATCAAAGTACTAACTTTATTGATATTAATGGTGAAGAGCACTTTTCTCTAACTTTTGAAGTCAATGGTGTAGGCGCCTTGGAAACAATACATAAGAATTTTATTGACAAAGAAATTAAAGTTGGAAACATTGAAGACAGGGGACACTCTGGAAGGAATTTTGTTTTTTATGACTTAGATGGTAATAAGTTCGATGTTTGGAGTGAATTAAGTCCAACTTTTAGAGAAAAATATTTATTCTCTCAATAAGCTGAAACTAAGATAATTTGCTAAAAAGATCCGTAACAAAAAAATGCCCACAGGACCGATTCCCGTGGGCATTTTATTAATGTATTGCGCAACCTTCATCAACTATTGCACCACTATTGTTATTTCCAATCTTCCGACCATTTCTTCCAGTTTGAAGGGTTATTACTAAGGTAGATTGCAGTTTTGGACTTTTCACCATATTCAGTACCGCTTCCGCCAATCAAGAATTCTAATTCTGGGTTGATTTCATTCAATGTTGTAATGAATTCTACAGCTTCCAGATGTGTTTCTTCTCTAGTTACGGAGAAACAGACAATTTGGATCCCCTGAGCTTCGATCAAATCTTCAACACCTTCATAAGGTGTTTTAGCCCCAAGGTATGTTACGTGATAGCCATTTTCTCTTAGGAACAATGTGAATAGTTGAAGCCCTAGTTGATGTTCTTCGTTTTGAGGGCAAAGAGCCAGTACTTTTGGTAGGCGTTCATTGACTGGGAACAATCTGAAAAATCGTTGAAAACGTTGGTGGACAATTCCACTAATCATATGCTCATGAGCCACACTCAGGTTATTATTTTCCCATTCATCTCCTACTAAATGCATCGTAGGTGCCAAAATGTTGAAGAACACTTCATTGTGATGAAATTGGGAGAAGTAAAAATCCAGAAGTTGATGGATTCTTTCGGGTTGTGCATCAATGACAGCATCATAAAGTTCCTGGATTTGGGCGTCAAATTGTCCTTCAGTAGTCACAGATTCTTTCACCGATTCTCCTTGAGCTTTCTTCTGTTTGAGAAGTTCAACTGCTTGGCTGATTTTGACCCCTTGATCTACCTGCCTTTTGATCCAACGTAGATCTTCAACGTGTTCGCTTGTATACACACGATGGCCTGATTCTGTTCGTTCAGGGATAACTGCTTCGTATCTTTTTTCCCAGGCACGTATCGTTACGGTGGGCATATCCAACATATTTGCTACTGCTTTAATATTGTACATTTTTCTCACCTGTTCCGTTTCAGTATGTTTGTATAACTATTATATCACTAAATTATATAATTTATATACACTTATACCCTTAAACGTGATAAAGTGAAAGCGATTTTGTTATACTTTAAAAAAAGTTTCGATATTTGTTGAAATAAATGGGGTTAGAGAATGGAAGAGCGTTGTTTTTGTTATGAAAAATTCAAAGATCAGCTACCAGCTGATTTCAAGCCTAAATGCTTCAAAGAGCAATGTCGAAATTATCGACAAAATATGAAACAGCTCAAAGAAGAAGAGGATACACATCGTTCGAACTAGGTTAGTATTTTCAAAAATAGAATATGTATACTTTTATGACCAATTAGTTAAGCTTTTATAGTATGATAGAAGTAGACAAAAAGTTATGAATATTAGGAGGTTTCATATACATGACTCAACAAATGGCGGCACAACATTCCAAAATTAGTTTGTTGCTTGATAACATGGAAAAAGTAATGGTAGGAAAGCGAGAGGCAATCGAATTAAGTCTGGTTGCACTACTTGCTGAAGGCCATGTCTTACTTGAGGACGTACCTGGCGTAGGGAAGACAATGCTCGTTCGGGCATTAGCGAAATCGTTAGACCTCGACTTCAAAAGAATTCAGTTCACTCCTGATTTACTACCGTCTGATGTAACAGGCGTGTCGATTTATAATCAAAAGGAAATGAACTTCGAATTCCGCCCGGGACCGATTCTTGGAAACATCGTCCTAGCCGATGAAATTAACCGTACATCTCCTAAGACCCAGTCTGCATTATTAGAAAGTATGGAAGAAAAACATATAACTGTAGACGGTGTGACGATGAAATTGAGCCAGCCTTTTTTCGTAATGGCTACACAGAACCCGATCGAGTATGAAGGTACATATCCTCTACCTGAAGCTCAACTTGACCGTTTCTTATTGAAGTTGAATCTAGGCTATCCTTCAGCCGAAGAGGAAGTTCTGATGTTAGAGCGAACATCTATGAAACATCCAATTGATACGATTGATCCAGTCATGCAGAAAGAAGAACTGACTCAGTTGCAAGAAGATGTTTCTCAGGTTCATGTAGGTAAAAATATCAAGGAATATATCGTGAAAATCGTGAATAATACACGGAACCATCCAATGTTTTATTTGGGTGCTAGTCCGCGTGCTTCAATCGCCTTGATGAAGGCATCCAAAGCTTATGCATTCATCCAAGGTCGTGACTATGTCATTCCAGATGATGTGAAGTTTATGGCACCACATGTGCTTTCACACCGTCTATTAATTAGCTCTGAAGCAAAATTTGAGGGTAAAACATCAACGTCTATTTTAGAAGATTTAGTCAGTAAAACGATTATTCCTATCGAAAGAGGTTAATATGTTAAATCCGGTCCGAACCATGATTCGATTATTATTAGTCATTTTATTAGTTGCAGTGTTATTTTCCTATGCAATGTTTCAAGGGGGATTCGTCAGTTGGTTTTTATTCTTCAGCTTCGCCCCTCTGTTAATTTATTCGATTCTTATGATGATCTATCCTATCCATCTTTCAAAAATAGACCGTCACTTGTCGAAGAAATACACGCAAGCTGGTAGTACTGTTGAAGTGACACTATCAATCAATCGTTTGATTCCTTTTCCAATTCCTTATGTCATCATTGAGGACGTTCTGCCTGATGGTTTATCTTGGAATGACACACGACATCGGAAATATCAATTTTTGAAAAATCCAGATGCTTTGAAACATCGTCAGAAAACCAAAGTTGTGAAATTCCCTTTGTTTAAGAAAAAAATCACTTATAAGTATGAGATAACTTCCATTCCAAGAGGGAAGCATTCGTTCAGCCAGGTGAAATTCATTACGGGAGACTTTCTAGGTTTGGTGAAGAAAGAACATCATTTCGATGTAGCAACTCAAATCTTTGTTGAGCCAAGGGAAGTTGCGATGCGTGTAAAAAGTGAGCGATCCGCTTTTGAAGAAGGGGAACAGGCTTCTTATCAGATAACCGCTAAGCATACGAACGTAGTATCTGGTGTCAGGGACTATGCACCGGGGGATAAAGTTTCGTGGGTTGATTGGAAGACCACTGCAAGAAAACAAAAGTTAGTGACAAAGGAATTCGAGCAAGAGAAGCATAAAGATTTGACCATTGTCTTGAACGGATTAAGCCAAGGGGAAGATGATTGGTTGGCGTTTGAGGCTAGCATAGAAGTTGCCCATGCTCTTGCGAAACAGTCGATGCATGAACATGGACATGTTTCTTTCGTCGCTCTTGGAGTCGATAGGGAAGAAATCAATTTATCTCAAGGGCAATCACAAATTGATCGATTGGTGAGGGTGCTATCTGAGTTGAAATTGGTACAGGGTGAATCATTTGGTCAGCGTTTGATGAGGGAAGGATTATTCGTCTCAAACGACCGGAATCTAGTCGTTGTAACACATACCTTAGATCAACAAACATGGAAAACATTACACCAAGTGAACCTTCAAGATGTTTCAGTAAGCATTATTTTCATCAAAAGTAAGGCGCATATCTCCACAAAAGAGAACCAATTGCTGGATCGCCTGAAGCATGAAGGGATTCAAGTGTCTTGGCTTTCAGAAGATCAATTGACGAGTAAATTCATTGAGGTGAACGCGTGATGAATTTAAGTACACAACAATCTAAACAACTGATTGGTCTGATTCTATACGCAGGGGCTTTTCTGCTTTTGTTAGAGTGGCTTTTCCCGCTTGAACAAATTACGGATACAGATAATGTTTTCGCTTTTTATCTCTATCTAGGCCTCTGCTTTTTGTTGACGGTTTCTTTTTTACCTACTTGGAGTACGTCGATATTGAAATTTCTCGGTCTTGTGTTTGTTATGGATCAGCTTTTCTACCCAGTGACGATATTTTCTAGAGAATGGTTTTCGTTATTCTATAATGACATAGCGACTAATATCAGCCTCGCAATCTCTCAGAACTGGCTACAGCTGACCCCTTCATTTAGGACATTACTATTCTTAGTTTTACTCTGGATGATGAGTTATTTACTTTACTACTGGTTCGTGGTGGTCAAAAAGCCTTTCTCATTCATCTTGTTCACAATCGTCTATTTGACATTGCTTGATACGTTTACATATTACGATGCAGGTACTCCGATCATCCGCGTCTTCATTGTCAGTGTGGCTATATTGGGTGTCGCACATATATACCGAGTGTTGGACAAAGAGGGGATTAGCACTGATTCATCCAGAACTTTAGTGAAATGGGTGGTACCACTTCTTGCAGTAATCGCATTCAGTACAGTAATCGGTTATGCTGCCCCTAAATTCGACCCGCAATGGCCAGATCCTGTCCCTTATTTAGAAGGAACGGCTGAAAAAACATTCGGTGGTGGAGGTTCAGGTACCCAAAGAATCGGTTATGGGGAGAATGATGACCGACTGGGCGGTGGATTTATCGCAGATGATACAACCGTGTTTTACGCTCAGGCAAAATCAAGCGGTTACTGGAAGGTTGAAACAAAGGATACCTACACAGGTCTTGGGTGGGAAAGAACACGAGAAGGAGAGTTCCTTGAAGCCCCTGGTTCAGGACAGGCCCGTGAACTCCCTGAGCTCAATCAATATAATGAAGAAATAGTAACAGAATTTAATCGTAGTGAGATTCAATTCGAGGAACTTGGAAATCTGACGAAACTACCTTACCGTTATGGACTATCAGTACTTTTTTCTGAAAATGGAACTGAATTTGAATATAACCCGATTACCGGAGAAATCTTTCCTCTTATAGATGGCGAACGTGAATTGATTGATGGGGTGACCTCGGCGGTGGATGAGCACGCGTATCCGATAAATAAAATGCGTGAATCTACCTACGGAGAAATCCCTCAAGAATATCTCCAACTTCCAGATGATCTACCTCAGCGAGTGGTCGATTTGGCTGAAGA is from Halalkalibacillus sediminis and encodes:
- a CDS encoding GNAT family N-acetyltransferase, with the protein product MHNVRELKEDELKQMVVLEQQAYTAYAREKEEDLDEVVENHKKKFHKDDIHFYGVFDQEELVGSMKFYDFESNIFGKYMPTAGVSSIAVDLLHKKERVAKSMIDHYLADYDERGYALAALYAFRPDFYYQMGFGYGSKMDRYKVEPASFPNFKHKPDLTYLKSKEKDLPRMMECYHEYAGNQHGAMKKFEWQYEMFFDKFMFKKVAVERDNKITGYAIFSFKKREINNFLSNDILIHEFVYNDRDALQQLSTFFHSQKDQVNRIQMNTQDPMFHHFFTDARDGSDELITFVSHQTNQSGVGLMYRIINVKEFFNQVSKHNFNGVNKTISFEIKDSLYEKNSGTTTVKFSKGKPTVVQGAKADATVSMDVSNFTSLVLGVATFAKLHQYGKAEISDETFVDTVDELFRTKEDLICLTNF
- a CDS encoding DUF4352 domain-containing protein, which gives rise to MNKWLLLLTIGLIIMLAACGDDEAAEIDTENEETEENVEEDSQDTTDLDEENTEEDSSENGEVNSENAEPGDTIKTEGGTFELQGKMDEPQTFESGPVVLTIEKVVTVSGTLEGEMKDFMEMDEMEYIQVDIAVENTSDEDITFYAAQGTMSTNTGEQIEPDMWLSDHIEGEMMANTKSSGSVMYVLNESQAADVKTMRFVFDAPIDTDWENLGEKIDFEITIK
- a CDS encoding DUF378 domain-containing protein, translating into MNVLALVLVIIGGINWLLVGLFNWDLVGGLFGGMDAAFPRIVYVLVGLAALYCLTLIPKVKR
- a CDS encoding VOC family protein, whose protein sequence is MKNEKLLRVGTTYIPVANVERSSDWYVNKLEAELSYKDDDKAILNLANQSIFLVKAIANQSTNFIDINGEEHFSLTFEVNGVGALETIHKNFIDKEIKVGNIEDRGHSGRNFVFYDLDGNKFDVWSELSPTFREKYLFSQ
- a CDS encoding MerR family transcriptional regulator, encoding MYNIKAVANMLDMPTVTIRAWEKRYEAVIPERTESGHRVYTSEHVEDLRWIKRQVDQGVKISQAVELLKQKKAQGESVKESVTTEGQFDAQIQELYDAVIDAQPERIHQLLDFYFSQFHHNEVFFNILAPTMHLVGDEWENNNLSVAHEHMISGIVHQRFQRFFRLFPVNERLPKVLALCPQNEEHQLGLQLFTLFLRENGYHVTYLGAKTPYEGVEDLIEAQGIQIVCFSVTREETHLEAVEFITTLNEINPELEFLIGGSGTEYGEKSKTAIYLSNNPSNWKKWSEDWK
- a CDS encoding AAA family ATPase encodes the protein MTQQMAAQHSKISLLLDNMEKVMVGKREAIELSLVALLAEGHVLLEDVPGVGKTMLVRALAKSLDLDFKRIQFTPDLLPSDVTGVSIYNQKEMNFEFRPGPILGNIVLADEINRTSPKTQSALLESMEEKHITVDGVTMKLSQPFFVMATQNPIEYEGTYPLPEAQLDRFLLKLNLGYPSAEEEVLMLERTSMKHPIDTIDPVMQKEELTQLQEDVSQVHVGKNIKEYIVKIVNNTRNHPMFYLGASPRASIALMKASKAYAFIQGRDYVIPDDVKFMAPHVLSHRLLISSEAKFEGKTSTSILEDLVSKTIIPIERG
- a CDS encoding DUF58 domain-containing protein; translated protein: MLNPVRTMIRLLLVILLVAVLFSYAMFQGGFVSWFLFFSFAPLLIYSILMMIYPIHLSKIDRHLSKKYTQAGSTVEVTLSINRLIPFPIPYVIIEDVLPDGLSWNDTRHRKYQFLKNPDALKHRQKTKVVKFPLFKKKITYKYEITSIPRGKHSFSQVKFITGDFLGLVKKEHHFDVATQIFVEPREVAMRVKSERSAFEEGEQASYQITAKHTNVVSGVRDYAPGDKVSWVDWKTTARKQKLVTKEFEQEKHKDLTIVLNGLSQGEDDWLAFEASIEVAHALAKQSMHEHGHVSFVALGVDREEINLSQGQSQIDRLVRVLSELKLVQGESFGQRLMREGLFVSNDRNLVVVTHTLDQQTWKTLHQVNLQDVSVSIIFIKSKAHISTKENQLLDRLKHEGIQVSWLSEDQLTSKFIEVNA
- a CDS encoding transglutaminase domain-containing protein, translated to MNLSTQQSKQLIGLILYAGAFLLLLEWLFPLEQITDTDNVFAFYLYLGLCFLLTVSFLPTWSTSILKFLGLVFVMDQLFYPVTIFSREWFSLFYNDIATNISLAISQNWLQLTPSFRTLLFLVLLWMMSYLLYYWFVVVKKPFSFILFTIVYLTLLDTFTYYDAGTPIIRVFIVSVAILGVAHIYRVLDKEGISTDSSRTLVKWVVPLLAVIAFSTVIGYAAPKFDPQWPDPVPYLEGTAEKTFGGGGSGTQRIGYGENDDRLGGGFIADDTTVFYAQAKSSGYWKVETKDTYTGLGWERTREGEFLEAPGSGQARELPELNQYNEEIVTEFNRSEIQFEELGNLTKLPYRYGLSVLFSENGTEFEYNPITGEIFPLIDGERELIDGVTSAVDEHAYPINKMRESTYGEIPQEYLQLPDDLPQRVVDLAEEIAANGENPYDKAKLIESYFSMEGFEYETEDVPVPEEDEDYVDQFLFESQKGYCDNFSTSMVVMLRAIDIPARWVKGFTGGEPLYNQEVFEDNELKSYEVQNNNAHSWVEVYFPEVGWVPFEPTVGFSNESDFTLGEDVETGEDESEENDPLEAPEQEEELPEPDQGEETPEGESDSDNAGAIYFKWQYWLLGLALIGLLTYLLIRYRYQLMTKWKKAKFNRRNDLDTLTKSYKYLLQVLDKEGFSRKEGQTLREFARDVDRFLGNSDMSQLTNYYERAIYKEEDIHQNHDYIYQLWHRIVRYLA